The following proteins are encoded in a genomic region of Lujinxingia vulgaris:
- a CDS encoding helix-turn-helix domain-containing protein: MNQIAPPQHPDRPRVVTFGGGKGGTGKSTLCADIARALTRYQGRVLCIDASWHTPTLNILLGANEPAFDLSADGSHCLGEKGSHIADFIVGTAYSNVYLASLASARRYPFTRPRVRPEEIIAQLHQLDFDWVLIDLPPSLSPFDVGLFTLSDTPILVGTPDPAAIRVMAQFLRASLFSAIGYHPQAPEFEEELVEVLYKQPLWLNTRSLRYDAPSAQSRAIIDETARQLEVYMVVNMVREGAEHDLGFVLSHALHRELQVFPRVLASIDYADRRWFYNRRTTGTGTSRNEEGLTNDIELLSRHIRDIQLVDMRYPRPTPTRGDAHPALTMGLNPELSRNEVRQYCRRLWEGYRREASISLVFTEPTRRMEIAEELEGLYRHVLTMPSENFSRAEVDEAVRNYERERTAIPARQEHPTPPPPRPPEFTPPAQPSAKPADEERSDDAPAAEEGSAPRRAAGTKSPGDAIAALRRRHGLSLQELSSRTHIGVKYLAAIETVDFDVLPRPVYLRGYLREVARVFDVPAQPLIEEYFRYLDQS; encoded by the coding sequence TTGAATCAGATCGCTCCCCCCCAACATCCAGACCGCCCGCGCGTCGTCACCTTCGGGGGCGGCAAGGGCGGCACCGGCAAGAGCACCCTGTGTGCCGACATCGCCCGCGCGCTGACGCGCTATCAGGGACGCGTGCTCTGCATCGACGCCTCCTGGCATACCCCAACGCTCAACATCCTGCTGGGGGCCAATGAGCCGGCCTTTGACCTGAGCGCAGACGGATCGCATTGCCTCGGGGAGAAGGGCTCGCACATCGCCGACTTCATTGTGGGAACGGCTTACTCCAACGTGTACCTGGCGTCGCTGGCGTCGGCGCGGCGCTATCCTTTTACGCGACCGAGGGTGCGCCCCGAAGAGATCATCGCCCAGCTGCACCAGCTCGACTTCGACTGGGTGCTCATCGATCTTCCCCCCAGCCTCTCCCCCTTCGATGTGGGGCTCTTTACGCTGAGCGACACGCCCATTCTGGTGGGCACGCCCGACCCGGCGGCGATTCGCGTGATGGCCCAGTTTCTGCGCGCGTCTCTCTTCAGCGCCATCGGCTACCACCCTCAGGCTCCCGAGTTTGAAGAGGAGCTTGTAGAGGTCCTCTACAAGCAACCGCTGTGGCTGAACACCCGCTCGCTTCGTTACGACGCCCCCTCGGCCCAGTCGCGCGCGATCATCGATGAGACCGCCCGACAGCTCGAGGTCTACATGGTGGTCAACATGGTGCGGGAGGGCGCCGAGCATGACCTGGGCTTTGTGCTCAGCCACGCGCTCCACCGCGAGCTGCAGGTCTTTCCGCGCGTGCTCGCCAGCATCGACTACGCCGACCGCCGCTGGTTCTACAACCGCCGCACCACCGGCACGGGCACCTCGCGCAATGAGGAGGGGCTGACCAACGATATTGAGCTGCTCTCGCGGCATATTCGCGACATTCAGCTGGTCGACATGCGCTACCCGCGCCCCACCCCCACCCGCGGCGATGCTCATCCCGCGTTGACGATGGGGCTCAACCCCGAGCTCAGTCGCAATGAGGTGCGTCAGTACTGCCGCCGCCTCTGGGAGGGCTACCGGCGCGAGGCCTCCATCAGCCTGGTGTTCACCGAGCCGACCCGCCGCATGGAGATCGCCGAAGAGCTCGAGGGGCTCTACCGGCACGTGCTCACCATGCCCAGCGAGAACTTCTCCAGGGCGGAGGTCGATGAGGCGGTGCGCAACTACGAGCGGGAGCGCACCGCCATACCTGCCCGCCAGGAGCATCCCACCCCCCCGCCCCCCCGACCGCCGGAGTTCACGCCCCCGGCCCAGCCTTCGGCGAAACCCGCCGATGAGGAGCGCAGCGACGATGCGCCCGCCGCTGAAGAAGGCAGCGCGCCGCGGCGCGCCGCCGGCACAAAGTCTCCCGGCGACGCCATCGCCGCGCTGCGACGCCGCCACGGCCTGAGTCTCCAGGAGCTGAGCTCGCGAACCCACATCGG